From Halorubrum salinarum, the proteins below share one genomic window:
- the sod gene encoding superoxide dismutase yields the protein MSYELDPLPYEYDALEPHISEQVLEWHHDTHHQGYVNGWNSAEETLEENREAGDFSSSGGAIRNVTHNSSGHILHDLFWQNMSPEGGDEPESELADRIEEDFGSYEAWKGEFEAAASAASGWALLVYDTFSNQLRNVVVDKHDQGAIWGGHPILALDVWEHSYYHDYGPARGEFVDNFFEVVDWNEPSDRYEQAVELFE from the coding sequence ATGAGCTACGAACTCGATCCGCTCCCGTACGAGTACGACGCGCTTGAGCCCCACATTTCCGAGCAGGTGCTCGAATGGCATCACGACACCCACCACCAGGGGTACGTCAACGGCTGGAATTCCGCCGAGGAGACGCTCGAAGAGAACCGCGAGGCCGGCGACTTCTCTTCGTCCGGCGGCGCCATCCGCAACGTGACCCACAACTCTTCGGGCCACATCCTCCACGACCTGTTCTGGCAGAACATGTCGCCGGAGGGCGGCGACGAGCCCGAGAGTGAGCTGGCCGACCGCATCGAGGAGGACTTCGGCTCGTACGAGGCCTGGAAGGGCGAGTTCGAGGCGGCGGCCTCCGCGGCCAGCGGCTGGGCGCTCCTGGTGTACGACACGTTCTCGAACCAGCTCCGCAACGTCGTGGTCGACAAGCACGACCAGGGCGCGATCTGGGGCGGCCACCCGATCCTCGCGCTGGACGTGTGGGAGCACTCCTACTACCACGACTACGGCCCGGCCCGCGGCGAGTTCGTCGACAACTTCTTCGAGGTCGTCGACTGGAACGAGCCGTCGGACCGCTACGAGCAGGCCGTCGAGCTGTTCGAGTAA
- a CDS encoding CPBP family glutamic-type intramembrane protease: protein MGLSASDAFRRLLWGGEGDRLRATWRILLGFAVVLGALLTGSRLLGRVEVPGVLVNGPVALIVLLAVGAYALVASLVPGERPVRGYGLALDRRWARDFLAAVAVGCVFQGLVTALLLATGTGRVVETLSPGVASGGGAPAVAVAVAATAVGFVGVALWEELLFRGVFIVNASEGLAARGLEPRRAVLVAGGASVLAFGPAHALVAAQGASPIFAAGQAMAAAVYFAAAYVLTGSLAFPVGLHFATNFWTVSVFGLADSGFPALVRLDRSLGAGAIELLLVVLPTLVMLGLILGWVRVTRGGVSTDEALAETVRRRHGSAVGE from the coding sequence ATGGGGCTTTCGGCGAGCGACGCGTTCCGGCGCCTGCTGTGGGGCGGCGAGGGGGATCGGCTGCGCGCGACGTGGCGGATCCTGCTCGGGTTCGCCGTGGTGCTCGGAGCGCTGCTCACCGGTAGTCGGCTGCTCGGGCGAGTCGAGGTCCCGGGCGTGCTGGTCAACGGTCCGGTGGCGTTGATCGTCCTCCTCGCCGTCGGGGCGTACGCGCTGGTGGCCTCGCTCGTCCCCGGCGAGCGACCGGTGCGCGGGTACGGCCTCGCGCTCGACCGCCGCTGGGCGCGCGACTTCCTCGCGGCGGTCGCCGTCGGGTGCGTCTTCCAGGGGCTCGTCACGGCCCTCCTGCTGGCGACCGGGACCGGGCGCGTCGTGGAGACGCTCTCTCCCGGAGTCGCGAGCGGCGGCGGCGCCCCGGCGGTCGCCGTCGCGGTCGCGGCGACGGCCGTCGGGTTCGTCGGCGTCGCGCTCTGGGAGGAGCTGCTCTTCCGCGGGGTGTTCATCGTCAACGCGAGCGAGGGGCTGGCCGCACGCGGGCTCGAACCCCGGCGAGCGGTCCTGGTCGCCGGCGGCGCGAGCGTGCTCGCGTTCGGCCCCGCGCACGCCCTCGTCGCCGCCCAAGGGGCGAGCCCGATCTTCGCCGCCGGCCAGGCGATGGCCGCGGCGGTGTACTTCGCGGCCGCGTACGTCCTCACCGGCAGCCTCGCGTTCCCCGTCGGGCTCCACTTCGCGACCAACTTCTGGACGGTGTCGGTGTTCGGACTGGCCGACAGCGGGTTCCCGGCGCTCGTCAGGCTCGACCGGAGCCTCGGGGCGGGCGCTATCGAGTTGCTGTTGGTCGTCCTCCCGACGCTCGTGATGCTCGGACTGATACTCGGGTGGGTGCGGGTCACGCGGGGGGGCGTGTCGACCGACGAGGCGCTGGCCGAGACCGTCCGTCGCCGACACGGGTCGGCCGTCGGCGAGTAG
- a CDS encoding DUF2064 domain-containing protein, translated as MTVVALLANPPREGLVGTAIADSTPLSPAEAADLYEAQFRDAVLAVERSGGELLVNYPDEDDLPADYRTETSPEAELRTLVADTLGGTDEVRFERQVGSSFGARAGNTVTHLLREEGADSVAVVTPTAPLLSRTIVDSAAMKLRTTEVVLGPSSNGRAYYAGFTRPIDFDGAFEAPALPTLAERGRDADRSVDFVEPSPSLETGDDLLDVVPMLRARFAAERVVPDYTAAFVHEKGLDVVVEDGEQRLVRD; from the coding sequence ATGACCGTCGTCGCCCTGCTGGCGAACCCGCCCCGCGAGGGGCTCGTCGGAACCGCGATCGCCGATTCGACGCCGCTGTCGCCCGCCGAGGCGGCCGACCTCTACGAGGCGCAGTTCCGCGACGCCGTCCTCGCGGTCGAGCGCTCGGGCGGCGAACTCCTCGTCAACTACCCCGACGAGGACGACCTCCCCGCCGACTACCGGACCGAGACGAGCCCCGAGGCGGAGCTCCGAACGCTCGTCGCGGACACCCTCGGCGGCACCGACGAAGTCCGCTTCGAGCGGCAGGTGGGGTCCTCGTTCGGCGCGCGCGCCGGCAACACCGTCACGCACCTGCTGCGCGAGGAGGGCGCCGACTCCGTCGCGGTCGTCACCCCGACGGCGCCGCTGCTCTCGCGCACCATCGTCGACTCGGCGGCGATGAAGCTCCGGACGACAGAGGTCGTCCTCGGCCCCTCGTCGAACGGCCGGGCGTACTACGCGGGATTCACTCGGCCGATCGACTTCGACGGCGCGTTCGAGGCGCCGGCGTTGCCGACGCTCGCGGAGCGCGGCCGCGACGCCGACCGGTCGGTGGACTTCGTCGAGCCGTCGCCCTCGCTGGAGACCGGTGACGACCTCCTCGACGTGGTGCCGATGCTCCGCGCGCGGTTCGCCGCGGAGCGCGTGGTGCCCGACTACACGGCCGCGTTCGTCCACGAGAAGGGGCTCGACGTGGTCGTCGAGGACGGCGAGCAGCGGTTGGTTCGGGACTGA
- a CDS encoding NUDIX hydrolase → MSSEDAAAPGDPAGDGASEPEDTTDADHENALQDVIAVDPDDVAQGTVNRLDAHTGDGIRHRAFTCLVFDGDGHVLLAQRAPTKRLWDGHWDGTVASHPVEGQSQEEATEQRLEEELGISPDQYDDLRVTDKFEYKRYYPNEGVEWEVCAVLKVTLDDTTLDPDEEEIGGMLWADYDHLHEHPELYRQLRLCPWFEIAMRRDFS, encoded by the coding sequence ATGAGTTCCGAAGACGCGGCCGCACCGGGGGACCCCGCCGGCGACGGCGCGAGCGAGCCCGAGGACACGACCGACGCAGACCACGAGAACGCCCTTCAGGACGTCATCGCCGTCGACCCCGACGACGTCGCGCAGGGGACGGTGAACCGGCTCGACGCGCACACCGGCGACGGGATCCGCCACCGCGCGTTCACCTGCCTCGTCTTCGACGGGGACGGACACGTCCTGCTGGCCCAGCGCGCGCCGACCAAGCGCCTCTGGGACGGCCACTGGGACGGCACGGTCGCCTCCCACCCCGTCGAGGGGCAGTCACAGGAGGAGGCCACCGAACAGCGGCTCGAGGAGGAACTGGGCATCTCGCCCGACCAGTACGACGACCTCCGGGTAACGGACAAGTTCGAGTACAAGCGCTACTACCCCAACGAGGGCGTCGAGTGGGAGGTTTGCGCGGTGCTGAAGGTCACCCTCGACGACACGACCCTCGACCCGGACGAGGAGGAGATCGGCGGCATGCTGTGGGCCGACTACGACCACCTCCACGAGCACCCCGAGCTGTACCGCCAGCTCCGCCTCTGCCCGTGGTTCGAGATCGCGATGCGGCGCGACTTCTCCTGA
- a CDS encoding ATP-binding protein has translation MSDPALDVVEFVLTTHFYTQDRDLDENDLPPRFRQVFWSADAADDAPGGVERPLKATDETTRTATGVERPWEAVSDLLFTQRTEFSGEISLTQPAMGLEWYRDHADDDRIAGNPTVVAAMAAAEDLEPPVTREEAREDVRPVQADRVWIDALLAEYFDEDEDGEMLDLVNVRAPEEIETTLADLVLTGDQEGEIQKIVKAIEHREYLAEIGLREIGKLLFVGPPGTGKTTVSRALAHELGLPFVEVKLSMITSQYLGETSKNVEKSFEVAKRLSPCILFIDEFDSVAKTRRSDEHAALKRAVNTLLKSIDEVSLVRDEVLLIGATNHPDQLDAAAWRRFDEIVNFPKPDRDMRADILRVVTKEMQIADFDPEEVADRTSGLTGSDLRMVLREAVLGALTEDRMTITQADVMEAVQDFEERDNLKNMDMIDGEGAEVLGETSSGEQEHTHDESGDGSHDHDHAAHGASHD, from the coding sequence ATGAGTGACCCGGCGCTCGACGTCGTCGAGTTCGTGTTGACGACGCACTTCTACACGCAGGACCGCGACCTCGACGAGAACGACCTGCCCCCCCGCTTCCGGCAGGTGTTCTGGTCGGCCGACGCCGCCGACGACGCCCCCGGCGGCGTGGAGCGACCGCTGAAGGCGACCGACGAGACCACCCGCACCGCGACCGGCGTCGAGCGGCCGTGGGAGGCGGTCTCGGACCTCCTCTTCACCCAGCGCACGGAGTTCTCCGGCGAGATCTCGCTGACCCAGCCCGCGATGGGGCTGGAGTGGTACCGCGATCACGCGGACGACGACCGTATCGCCGGGAACCCGACGGTCGTCGCCGCGATGGCCGCCGCCGAGGACCTCGAACCGCCGGTGACCCGCGAGGAGGCCCGTGAGGACGTGCGGCCGGTCCAGGCCGACCGCGTCTGGATCGACGCGCTGCTCGCGGAGTACTTCGACGAGGACGAGGACGGCGAGATGCTCGACCTCGTCAACGTCCGGGCGCCCGAGGAGATCGAGACGACGCTGGCCGACCTCGTGTTGACCGGCGACCAGGAGGGCGAGATCCAGAAGATCGTCAAGGCGATCGAGCACCGCGAGTACCTCGCGGAGATCGGCCTCCGCGAGATCGGCAAGCTGCTGTTCGTCGGCCCGCCGGGCACCGGGAAGACGACCGTCTCGCGCGCGCTCGCCCACGAGCTCGGGCTCCCGTTCGTCGAGGTGAAGCTCTCGATGATCACGAGCCAGTACCTCGGCGAGACGTCGAAGAACGTCGAGAAGAGCTTCGAGGTCGCCAAGCGGCTCTCGCCGTGTATCCTCTTCATCGACGAGTTCGACTCGGTGGCGAAGACGCGCCGCTCGGACGAGCACGCCGCCCTGAAGCGCGCGGTCAACACCCTCCTCAAGTCGATCGACGAGGTGTCGCTCGTGCGCGACGAGGTGCTGCTAATCGGCGCGACGAACCACCCGGACCAGCTCGACGCCGCGGCGTGGCGCCGATTCGACGAGATCGTAAACTTCCCCAAGCCGGACCGCGACATGCGCGCCGACATCCTCCGCGTCGTGACCAAGGAGATGCAGATCGCCGACTTCGACCCCGAGGAGGTCGCCGACCGGACCAGCGGGCTCACGGGCTCCGACCTCCGGATGGTGCTCCGCGAGGCCGTCCTCGGCGCGCTCACCGAGGACCGGATGACGATCACGCAGGCGGACGTGATGGAGGCGGTCCAGGACTTCGAGGAGCGCGATAACCTGAAGAACATGGACATGATCGACGGCGAGGGCGCCGAGGTGCTCGGCGAGACGAGCTCCGGCGAACAGGAGCACACCCACGACGAGTCCGGCGACGGGTCGCACGACCACGACCACGCCGCGCACGGCGCCTCGCACGACTGA
- a CDS encoding sulfurtransferase, protein MTGRHARLSRREALAAGGAALAATAGCLGVLDDGRPAAYSTPAAEAFDDVVDARWLSENRDSVALLDVRDESAFDKARIPGAHRFSTSAMLESHSAETPDGFEADPGAIARTLSRAGIARDDDVVVYGAASGLWETYAIYTLNAVGHRGSVSLLDGGFSVWEAAGEETTSAAPSASETAYEPAIDTGVVATREFVAERVSEDDAAVPILDMRSTAEYWGQDRRGDLDRFGHITGATNLHFVQSIDGEAGRLRSPADLETLWLDDAGLSDDGEPAITYCQTGVRGSVGWFILDQLGRTDARNYEGSWADWGTLSEADGYYYTTGEGTGTVVDTFA, encoded by the coding sequence ATGACAGGGAGACACGCGCGGCTCTCCAGGCGCGAGGCGCTGGCCGCCGGCGGCGCGGCGCTCGCGGCGACCGCCGGCTGCCTCGGCGTCCTCGACGACGGACGCCCGGCGGCGTACAGCACCCCCGCGGCCGAGGCGTTCGACGACGTCGTCGACGCCCGCTGGCTCTCCGAGAACCGCGACAGCGTGGCGCTGCTCGACGTCCGCGACGAGTCGGCGTTCGACAAGGCTCGGATCCCCGGCGCCCACCGCTTCTCCACCTCGGCGATGCTCGAGAGCCACTCGGCCGAGACGCCGGACGGGTTCGAGGCCGACCCCGGTGCGATCGCGCGGACGCTCTCGCGGGCGGGGATCGCTCGCGACGACGACGTGGTGGTGTACGGCGCCGCCTCGGGCCTCTGGGAGACGTACGCCATCTACACGCTCAACGCCGTCGGCCACCGCGGGAGCGTCAGCCTCCTCGACGGCGGGTTCTCCGTCTGGGAGGCGGCCGGCGAGGAGACGACGTCGGCGGCGCCGTCGGCGAGCGAGACGGCGTACGAGCCGGCGATAGACACCGGCGTCGTGGCGACCCGCGAGTTCGTCGCGGAGCGCGTCTCCGAGGACGACGCCGCGGTCCCGATCCTCGACATGCGCTCGACGGCGGAGTACTGGGGGCAGGACCGGCGGGGCGACCTCGACCGGTTCGGGCACATCACCGGCGCGACGAACCTCCACTTCGTCCAGAGCATCGACGGCGAAGCGGGGCGGCTCCGCTCGCCGGCGGACCTCGAGACCCTCTGGCTCGACGACGCCGGGCTCTCGGACGACGGCGAGCCGGCGATCACGTACTGTCAGACCGGCGTCCGCGGTTCCGTCGGCTGGTTCATCCTCGATCAGCTCGGCCGGACGGACGCGCGGAACTACGAGGGCAGTTGGGCGGACTGGGGGACGCTCTCCGAGGCCGACGGCTACTACTACACCACGGGGGAGGGGACGGGGACCGTCGTCGACACGTTCGCCTGA
- a CDS encoding class I SAM-dependent methyltransferase has translation MYGLGDVDFFDRTAPLYDLAMPPADGEALAAGLDHATRPIERLLDVGGGSGRAAAALTGPDITVVDASVEMLSRARRGRGLDGLAADAGRLPFRDASVDAVTVVDALHHLPDHDAALAEAARALAPGGALVVREFDPSHPLGRLLVAGEHAIGMKSRFRTPADLAAAMDGVGLDPRIVDRGFGYTVVGVRR, from the coding sequence ATGTACGGCCTCGGCGACGTGGACTTCTTCGACCGGACGGCCCCGCTGTACGACCTCGCGATGCCGCCGGCGGACGGCGAGGCGCTCGCCGCCGGCCTCGACCACGCGACGCGGCCGATCGAGCGCCTCCTCGACGTCGGCGGGGGCTCGGGCCGCGCGGCGGCCGCGCTGACGGGCCCGGACATCACGGTAGTCGACGCCTCCGTCGAGATGCTCTCGCGGGCGCGCCGCGGCCGCGGCCTCGACGGGCTCGCCGCCGACGCCGGGCGCCTGCCGTTCCGCGACGCGAGCGTCGACGCCGTCACGGTCGTCGACGCCCTCCACCACCTGCCCGACCACGACGCCGCGCTCGCGGAGGCGGCCCGCGCGCTCGCGCCCGGCGGCGCGCTCGTCGTCCGCGAGTTCGACCCGAGTCACCCGCTCGGTCGGCTGCTCGTCGCCGGCGAGCACGCGATCGGCATGAAATCGCGGTTCCGGACGCCGGCCGACCTCGCGGCCGCGATGGACGGGGTCGGCCTCGACCCCCGGATCGTCGACCGCGGCTTCGGCTACACGGTCGTCGGCGTTCGGCGCTGA
- a CDS encoding GNAT family N-acetyltransferase: protein MEYALVCPPGEGETLRLDYRAFAYAGKFVVGGPGKAVVRTPDGSPAAPGWEPDEPLPDTVDPEAFDDEVIAAVSFSPDRTDPDCCRLRYVTVHAARRGEGIGPELIGETVADLAVAGFERVKIAVNNPFAYEACHKCGFAYTGERTGIAELELERPAGAPADIDPERYREGLSAFRETDGELSRAERRFVAERLERGPPPVADAANSGGDP, encoded by the coding sequence ATGGAGTACGCGCTCGTGTGTCCGCCCGGCGAGGGGGAGACCCTCCGGCTCGACTACCGAGCGTTCGCGTACGCCGGCAAGTTCGTCGTCGGCGGGCCGGGGAAGGCGGTGGTCCGGACGCCGGACGGGTCCCCGGCGGCGCCGGGCTGGGAGCCGGACGAACCGCTGCCCGACACGGTCGACCCCGAGGCGTTCGACGACGAGGTGATCGCGGCCGTCTCCTTCTCGCCCGACCGGACCGACCCCGACTGCTGCCGGCTGCGGTACGTCACGGTCCACGCGGCGCGCCGCGGGGAGGGGATCGGCCCGGAGCTGATCGGCGAGACCGTCGCCGACTTGGCCGTCGCCGGCTTCGAGCGCGTGAAGATCGCCGTGAACAACCCGTTCGCCTACGAGGCGTGCCACAAGTGCGGCTTCGCCTACACGGGCGAGCGCACCGGGATCGCCGAACTGGAACTCGAGCGGCCGGCCGGGGCGCCAGCCGACATCGACCCGGAGCGGTACCGCGAGGGGCTGTCTGCGTTCCGCGAGACGGACGGCGAACTGAGCCGGGCCGAGCGCCGGTTCGTCGCGGAGCGACTGGAGCGCGGGCCGCCGCCGGTGGCGGACGCGGCGAACTCCGGGGGAGATCCCTAG
- a CDS encoding TspO/MBR family protein — MATTATSRLPDRRDALLIAAAAVAVNLIGALGVPFTTTQSAWFASLELPAFYPPGWAFGVVWPILYALCGAAAALVYIAGRDGAVPAGRVRTALALFGVQLAVNVAWSPTFWGLERADLGLAVLAVLLPLVAATIRLFDRVDRRAAALLVPYLAWVCFATALNYAIWSLN, encoded by the coding sequence ATGGCGACGACCGCGACCTCTCGGCTCCCGGACCGCCGCGACGCCCTCCTCATCGCCGCCGCGGCGGTCGCGGTCAACCTGATCGGCGCGCTCGGCGTCCCCTTCACCACGACGCAGAGCGCGTGGTTCGCGTCGCTTGAGCTCCCCGCCTTCTACCCGCCGGGCTGGGCGTTCGGCGTCGTCTGGCCGATCCTGTACGCGCTGTGCGGCGCCGCCGCGGCCCTCGTCTACATAGCCGGGCGCGACGGCGCGGTGCCGGCGGGGCGCGTCCGGACGGCGCTCGCGCTGTTCGGCGTCCAGCTCGCCGTCAACGTCGCGTGGTCGCCGACCTTCTGGGGGCTCGAACGCGCCGACCTCGGCCTCGCCGTCCTCGCCGTCCTCCTCCCGCTCGTCGCCGCGACGATCCGGCTGTTCGACCGCGTCGACCGCCGGGCCGCGGCGCTGCTCGTCCCCTACCTCGCGTGGGTCTGCTTCGCGACCGCGCTCAACTACGCCATCTGGTCGCTCAACTAG
- a CDS encoding AI-2E family transporter, which produces MNRGQSFLLLLMGSVALLTLFVILPFVEYVIAAAILAFVLYPFHRRLSRWLRARVSKRFGQMLSALTLIFSAIVAVIIPLAYISWVFVRDLTAIAAGDSAINVAAIEAEIAALTGQDPEVADLLQTAGELLVEVLFGGFSGVVTTGLRASVGLSLALFLLYYTLIDGPAFVRWIRDTSPLPPDVTADLVDRIDAMTRGVVIGHISVSLLQAVIAGVGLWVAGIPNVVFWTFVMAVLALLPLIGAFFVWGPAAAYLVIVDQVTAGVFLAVYGVAVIAMVDNYARPLVIDQRAHLNPAIILLGVFGGIYSVGFTGLFVGPIVIGVLAATLETFREDYDAI; this is translated from the coding sequence ATGAACCGCGGGCAATCGTTCCTGCTTCTCCTCATGGGGTCGGTCGCGCTGTTGACCCTCTTCGTCATTCTCCCGTTCGTCGAGTACGTGATCGCCGCGGCGATCCTCGCGTTCGTCCTCTACCCGTTCCACCGCCGGCTCTCGCGGTGGCTCCGGGCCCGCGTCTCGAAGCGCTTCGGACAGATGCTCTCGGCGCTGACGCTCATCTTCTCCGCCATCGTCGCCGTAATCATCCCGCTGGCGTACATCTCGTGGGTGTTCGTGCGCGACCTCACGGCCATCGCCGCGGGCGACTCCGCGATCAACGTCGCGGCGATCGAAGCCGAGATCGCGGCGCTCACCGGACAGGACCCCGAGGTCGCCGACCTGCTCCAGACCGCCGGCGAACTGCTCGTCGAGGTCCTGTTCGGCGGGTTCAGCGGCGTGGTCACCACGGGGCTCCGGGCCTCGGTCGGCCTGTCGCTCGCGCTGTTCCTGCTCTACTACACCCTCATCGACGGGCCGGCGTTCGTGCGGTGGATCCGGGACACGAGCCCGCTGCCGCCCGACGTCACGGCGGACCTCGTCGACCGGATCGACGCGATGACGCGCGGGGTGGTGATCGGCCACATCTCCGTCTCGCTGCTTCAGGCCGTCATCGCCGGGGTCGGGCTCTGGGTCGCCGGGATTCCGAACGTGGTGTTCTGGACGTTCGTGATGGCGGTGCTGGCGCTGTTACCGCTCATCGGCGCCTTCTTCGTGTGGGGGCCCGCCGCGGCCTACCTCGTGATCGTCGACCAGGTCACGGCCGGGGTCTTCCTCGCGGTGTACGGCGTCGCGGTGATCGCGATGGTCGACAACTACGCCCGGCCGCTCGTCATCGACCAGCGGGCGCACCTCAACCCCGCGATCATCCTCCTCGGCGTGTTCGGCGGCATCTACTCGGTCGGCTTCACCGGCCTGTTCGTCGGGCCGATCGTGATCGGCGTGCTCGCGGCCACGCTGGAGACGTTCCGCGAGGACTACGACGCGATCTGA
- a CDS encoding DUF6149 family protein encodes MKIRQNIRHWAAKKALTTPVVGDVANDKLVDLHTSIFLNKADEDRREERRDHLDSFFDATMDTYVAALEAGFPEAEAREITHVQANFDFFNYGWTEMMEIPGDELEPHYRRYESFFTEYGITIDDPLGDFRPPEGIVDAPETPEKLASPEYENALAGFADDVYVETDDGETVVGGDTEEPDEVDAAAAPGLDEDEASA; translated from the coding sequence ATGAAAATCCGGCAGAACATCCGCCACTGGGCCGCCAAGAAGGCGTTGACCACGCCGGTCGTCGGCGACGTCGCCAACGACAAACTCGTCGACCTCCACACGAGCATCTTCCTCAACAAGGCCGACGAGGACCGCCGGGAGGAGCGCCGCGACCACCTCGACAGCTTCTTCGACGCGACGATGGACACCTACGTCGCCGCGTTGGAGGCCGGCTTCCCGGAGGCCGAGGCCCGGGAAATTACCCACGTCCAGGCGAACTTCGACTTCTTCAACTACGGCTGGACGGAGATGATGGAGATCCCCGGCGACGAGCTGGAGCCCCACTACCGCCGGTACGAGTCCTTCTTCACCGAGTACGGGATCACGATCGACGACCCGCTCGGCGACTTCCGCCCGCCGGAGGGAATCGTCGACGCGCCGGAGACCCCGGAGAAGCTCGCCTCGCCGGAGTACGAGAACGCCCTGGCCGGCTTCGCGGACGACGTGTACGTCGAGACCGACGACGGCGAGACGGTCGTCGGCGGCGACACGGAGGAGCCGGACGAGGTCGACGCCGCGGCCGCGCCCGGCCTCGACGAGGACGAGGCCAGCGCCTGA
- a CDS encoding DUF1684 domain-containing protein, producing the protein MDTDEATDDWAAQVEAQREAKTRQFRESARSPLPVSMRGDGFPGLAYYDPDPAYRFVLPLHEHDEKETVTVETTAEGEQTYRRWGEFRFEVDGEAATLQAYRPADGADRFWVPFRDATSGDETYGAGRYLDLEPDRDRVDGEWVVDFNLAYNPTCAYNHAYECPLVPTENWLDVAIEAGEKDFPAEPAGADH; encoded by the coding sequence ATGGACACGGACGAGGCGACCGACGACTGGGCGGCACAGGTGGAGGCGCAGCGGGAGGCGAAGACCCGACAGTTCCGCGAGTCGGCGCGGTCGCCGCTGCCGGTCTCGATGCGGGGCGACGGGTTCCCCGGACTGGCGTACTACGACCCGGACCCGGCGTACCGGTTCGTCCTCCCTCTTCACGAGCACGACGAGAAGGAGACGGTGACCGTCGAGACGACGGCCGAGGGCGAACAGACGTACCGCCGGTGGGGGGAGTTCCGCTTCGAGGTCGACGGCGAGGCGGCGACGCTCCAGGCGTATCGGCCGGCAGACGGCGCGGACCGGTTCTGGGTGCCGTTCCGCGACGCGACGAGCGGCGACGAGACGTACGGCGCGGGCCGGTACCTCGACTTAGAGCCCGACCGCGACCGCGTCGACGGCGAGTGGGTTGTGGACTTCAACCTCGCGTACAACCCGACGTGCGCGTACAACCACGCCTACGAGTGCCCGCTCGTCCCGACGGAGAACTGGCTCGACGTGGCGATCGAGGCCGGCGAGAAGGACTTCCCCGCGGAGCCGGCCGGCGCCGACCACTGA
- a CDS encoding NAD(P)/FAD-dependent oxidoreductase — protein MSDSYVIIGDGIAGASAAETLREEAPDAEITVLTDEGESLYNRILIKEYAKGKLPEAPISIHQEDWYDEHDVDLRLNTVVVDIDVENDAVHTHEGETFEYDSLLLAIGGTPQQLPVENADADGIHHFWTFQDARNIKESVEGAEKGVIVGAGLLGIDFAAICGAQGVEAKYLMRGDCWWRYALSEEGAEIMHEAMRERGVEPVFDSGVDRFEVDDEGHVEAAVDPNGERYECDFAGVAIGLNFNTELVEDTPLELDDGIVVDEFMRTNVDNVFAAGDITTFNDLILGERAKNGSWGSAKEQGSIAARNMLDYGSEAFKWVSSYSITHFDFPFLSFGHPTLGEESVEATTGDGEWRRVALKDGKVVGGVLIGDLSPQSAFKQLMREGRDVSGQTDLLMEPGFSVDDLAATTEQ, from the coding sequence ATGAGCGATTCGTACGTGATCATCGGTGACGGTATCGCGGGCGCGTCCGCGGCCGAGACGCTCCGCGAGGAAGCGCCCGACGCCGAGATCACGGTTCTCACGGACGAGGGTGAGTCCCTCTACAACCGGATTCTGATCAAGGAGTACGCGAAGGGGAAGCTGCCCGAGGCCCCGATCTCGATCCACCAAGAGGACTGGTACGACGAGCACGACGTCGACCTCCGGCTGAACACGGTCGTCGTCGACATCGACGTGGAGAACGACGCGGTTCACACCCACGAGGGGGAGACCTTCGAGTACGACTCCCTCCTGCTCGCCATCGGCGGCACGCCCCAGCAGCTCCCGGTCGAGAACGCCGACGCCGACGGGATCCACCACTTCTGGACGTTCCAGGACGCCCGCAACATCAAAGAGAGCGTGGAGGGCGCCGAGAAGGGCGTCATCGTCGGCGCCGGCCTCCTCGGCATCGACTTCGCGGCCATCTGCGGCGCGCAGGGCGTCGAGGCGAAGTACCTCATGCGCGGCGACTGCTGGTGGCGCTACGCGCTCTCCGAGGAGGGCGCGGAGATCATGCACGAGGCGATGCGCGAGCGCGGCGTCGAGCCGGTCTTCGACTCCGGCGTCGACCGCTTCGAGGTCGACGACGAGGGCCACGTCGAGGCCGCGGTCGACCCGAACGGCGAGCGCTACGAGTGCGACTTCGCCGGCGTCGCCATCGGCCTGAACTTCAACACCGAGCTCGTCGAGGACACGCCGCTTGAGCTCGACGACGGCATCGTCGTCGACGAGTTTATGCGCACCAACGTCGACAACGTGTTCGCCGCGGGCGACATCACCACGTTCAACGACCTCATCCTCGGCGAGCGCGCGAAGAACGGCTCGTGGGGCTCCGCGAAAGAGCAGGGGTCCATCGCGGCCCGCAACATGCTCGACTACGGCAGCGAGGCGTTCAAGTGGGTCTCCTCGTACTCGATCACGCACTTCGACTTCCCGTTCCTCTCGTTCGGTCACCCGACGCTCGGCGAGGAGTCGGTGGAGGCGACCACCGGCGACGGCGAGTGGCGCCGCGTCGCGCTGAAGGACGGCAAGGTCGTCGGCGGCGTGCTCATCGGCGACCTCTCGCCGCAGTCCGCGTTCAAGCAGCTGATGCGCGAGGGCCGCGACGTGAGCGGACAGACCGACCTCCTCATGGAGCCCGGGTTCTCCGTCGACGACCTCGCGGCGACGACGGAGCAGTAG